From the genome of Thermoanaerobacterales bacterium:
CGGATACGCAGGGGGTGCTGGTCATCGCCGTGGTGCCGCAAAGCCCGGCGGCCCGGGCCGGCATTAAGCCCGGGGATATCCTGCTCACCCTGGACGGGAACAAGATCAGCGGCCCGCAGCATCTCGGCAACCTGGTGCGCAGCCGTAAAGCGGGTGATAAGGCCAAGATCGTCATCCGCCGCGATGGGCGCGACATAACCGTACAGGCCACCCTGGAGCGGCGCCCGAGCAACTAGGAGACACTTCTACGCAGGGTCCCGAACCGCGTGGCCAGTGACGTCAAGGGCAGTCTTTCAATTATCACCCGGACTGATATACCCGACTTGGAGTTTGGGCCGCTGCCGCCTCATCCCGTGCGCATCAGGCGCATGGAGTTCAAGACAACGAGGATGGAACTCATGTTGTGCACGACGGCCGCCGGCACCGGGCCAAGAAGGCCGCCCGCGGCCAGGGCCAGGGCCAGCACATTGACCGAGTTGGCCAGGATGATGTTCTGGTTGATGACGCCCAGGGTACGGCGGCCGAGCTGAAGCACCTCGGGCACCCGTCCCAGGTCGCCGCCCACCAGGGCGATATCGGCCGTCTCCAGCGCCACGTCGGTTCCGCTCCCCACCGCAATCCCCACGTCGGCCGTCGCCAGGGCCGGGGCGTCGTTCACGCCGTCGCCGACCATGGCCACGCGCCTTCCCCGCGCCTGCAGGTCGCGGATATGCGCGGCCTTGGCCTCCGGCAGTTGTCCGGCCACGATCCGGTCGACCCCCGCCTCGGCCCCCACGGCCCGCGCCGCGATCTCGCTGTCGCCCGAAAGGAGCACGACTTCCCGGGCGAGCGAGCCGCGCAGGCGGCCGACGGCCTGCCGCGCCTCGCCGCGCAAGCGGTCGGCGATACTCAAGGCGCCGACAAGCTTTCCGTCGCGCGCCACCAGGACCACGGTCTCCCCCCGTGCCTGGTGCTCCCGTACCAGGGCGCGGGCCCGGACGTCGGGTACCACCCCGTGGTCCGCCAGCCAGCGCTCGCTGCCGAGAACGATCCTCGCCCCGTCCCAGCGGGCGACGACCCCCCGGCCCGGCACCGTTTCCCATTCATCGGGGTCGGGTACCGCCAGGCCTGCGTCGGCCGCCCGCCGCAGGACGGCCCCGGCCAGGTGATGTTCCGACCGCTTCTCGACAACGGCCGCCGCCAGGAGGACTTCGGCCGTCCCGGCTCCGTTCCAGGTGATGACCTCCCTGACCTCCGGCCGGCCCCTGGTCAGGGTCCCCGTCTTGTCGAAGACAACGGTGTCCACCCGCCCGGTCCGCTCCAGGACCTCCCCGCCCTTGACCAGGACACCCCGCCGGGCGGCACGGCCCACAGCGGCCAGGACCGCGGTGGGCGTAGAAAGAAGCATGGCGCAGGGGCAGAAAACGATGAGCACCGTCACGGCCCGGGTGACACTCCCGGTGGCAAGGTACACGGCCGACGCAAGGACCAGGCTCACCGGAACAAACCAGGCCGACCAGCGGTCGATAAGACGAGCGATAGGCGCCTTTTGCTCCCGGGCCAACCGGACGAGCCGGACAATACCGCCGAGGGTGGTCTGGTCGCCCGTGCGCTCGGCGCGGACTTCCAGGAAGCCCCGCTCGTTGAGCGTACCGCCGAAGACCTCGTCCCCGGGGGCCTTCGCGACCGGCACCGGCTCCCCGGTGACCGCCGCCTGGCTGACGCTGCCGCTCCCGGCCAGCACCCGGCCGTCGACCGGGATCTTCTCTCCGGGGCGGACCAGGACGACCTCCCCGGGGCGGACGTCGGCCGCCATGACCTCCACTTCGTCCCCCTCGCGGCGGACCCGGGCCGTCAGCGGGGCCAGCTCGATCAGGCGTTCCACCGCCCGGTTGGCGCGCCGGACCGTAAGGGTCTCCAACTGCTCGCCGACGAGCATGATCAAGGCCACCTCGGCCGCCGCCAGGTACTCCCCGATGGCCACCGCGGCTACTAGGGCGATGCTGACCAGCAGCCCGACCCGGGTGTCCCGCCGCCGCACCAGGGCCGCCGCGGCCTCCCACACGATGGGCAGGCCGCCGGCCACGGCCGCCACAAGGGCCAGGTCGACCCCCAGCACTTCCCGGGTGATCCCCGCCAGGTAGAGCAATACCAGGAGGCCGGCAAAAGTAATGATGATGTAGTGACTATAGGAAAAAATCCCTGGCGGCGGGCCATGATGCCTGCCGCAACCGCACGCGCAGGGCGCGCCGGGGAGGGCCTGGTGCATTGCTCTCACTCCTCTTTGTCTCTCAGAGATTACTCCAAAACGTGCTCCAGGGCCTGGTTGAAGAGCTGCGTGATGTGGTGGTCGCTGAGGCGGTAATAGACCAGTTGGCCTTCGCGCCTCGTCCGGACCAGGTTAAGCCCGCGCAGAAGCCGTAGCTGGTGTGAAACGGCGGACGGCGTCATGCCTACCAGCTGGCACAGGTGGCCGACACAGAGTTCGTCGGCCAGGCTCAGGGCATGCACGATCCGCACGCGGCTCCGGTCGGCCAGCACCTTGAAGGTTTCGGCCAACCGCGCGGCGGTCTCCTCATTGACTACGCCGTAATGGATACCGGCCAGGGAGACCCCTTGGTTACAACACGTCTTGGGCACCGCCATCCCCTACCTATGAATAGTTGTTCAAATACTCCACCCTAGCATACACGTCTCCGGCGGATACTGTCAATCCCTCTTTCGCCCGGCCGCCGCAACCTTACTTTTACTGTTAGGAGGATCTGGGAACGCCGCCGTGGAAGAATGTATGTAAACAAGAAAAATGAAAAAGGATGGTGATCCCGCCTGTGCGCCGGATGAACCAGCGCTTTCTTTGGGCGCTTCGCATCGGTTTTCTGATTATCGTTCTCCTATACCTCTATGACCGGGGTGTTTTCAGCCGCTAAGCCGAAAAGTTGTATCGAAAGGAGTTAAAATTGACGTGACGGGACGTTTGGCAGTCTACCTGCTGGCCCTGGCCTTTGTCTCGCCGGTGTTCATCGGGGCTCTTTGGCTCAAGGCCTACCTTATTGAAGCCAGTGGCGGCACGCTGCCGACCCGGGCCGCCGATCTGGTGTTGTACTTTATGCTCGGGGCGATGGTCCTGGGCACCATCGGCGGAATCATCGCCCAGGGCATAAGACGTGATTACAAAAAGCAAAGCGCCGCGGAAGAAGAAAAGGACAGACTTTAAACCATTGATCACCGCACGTTGTTTGACCGTAGGACGAAAAGCCTTGTCTTCTTGCGCAAAAATGGTATATCCTAAAACTGTAGGGAAATAATATTTCTAAAACCACGTTAAGGAGAATGGTGCATGGCCTTTCAAGTTTACTTTCCTAAAGAGAAAAGGCCCAAGAAGGAGCCGAAGCCGATTGTTTCCCTGTCCAAGAGTTCCATCGTCCTGAACAAGCTGGCCCGGGCCAAGATCAAAGCCGACCGGCTGGAACTGGCCTATGACCCGGAGAAACGCTTGATCCGCATCCGCCCCGGCACCGATGGTTCAGCCCTGAACCTGAAGAAGACCAAGGTCCACGCGCGGGGGTTTTTCAAGCACTTTAAGATCCAGGAAAAGGGGAGGTTTGAAGCCCACTACGACGAAGAGGAAAACGCCCTCTACGTACAACTCTAGCAAAGGGCCGCCGGCACGGCGGCCCTTTAAACTTTACGATCTGCATAGTCCGGGGGGAGGTCCGGCAAAGCTAAAGCTAAACTACAAGGAGATGAGCGTGCTTTGCCGAAAAACCCACCCGAGAACGACCCGCCGAAGATCACTCCCAACCCGGTTAAAGGGCCGTCCGACCTGAAACGAAACGACGTGGAATCCTGGGACGAGATGGCCGGCGAGAAAACGCCCTACCTGCAGAACGATAGCCTCGATGGTCCCCGCCCGTAACGGCGGGGCGTTTTTTACCCATCCCGGGGTCTGCCGGCCTCTTCCTTGAAGATCTGCACCTGGCGGGGGTCGAACCGGCCCCTGGCGCCCGCGAGGAGTTCGAGGATAGCCTTTACCACAAGCCTCTCCGCCTGGTCATCCAGCCGGTCTTTCCGTTCCCGCAGGGCGGACATGAGCATATTGACGACCGACTGTTGCAGTTCGGGGCGCCGGGCTAGCTTGTTCTCGTACATGGCGGTATCGGCGCTCTTTAAGACGTCAGACAAAGAGAAGGTGTGATCCGCGGCCGTGCCGTGCCCGAAAGAGATGGACAGCGGAACTGGAGGGTTCTCCCGGTTGTACGCGCCGATGGTCTCCTCAAACACCCGACACCGTGCGGCGGCCGCGCTCTCATCGGCCCCGGGCAGGATGACGGCGAATTCATCCCCGCCGATGCGGGCGACCACATCGCTCGCACGGCAACACTGCCGGAGGAGATCGGCGGCCGTTTTTAGGAGTTCGTCCCCCCGGGCATGGCCCAGGCTGTCGTTGACGGCCTTCAAGCCGTCCAGGTCGGCCAGGATAATGCTCACCGGCCAGACCCGTCCCCGCTCCAGCCTCTTCAGTTCCTCCTCGAAGAACAGCCGGTTGTAAAGCCCGGTCAGCTTGTCCTTGATGGACAGTTCCCGGAACTCGGCCTCCGAACGGCGCAGGGCCTGTACCAGGCGCGCGTTCTCAATGGCCACCGCAGCCTGGCGGGCCACGTTTTCGGCCAGCTCCTGGTCCACAATATCAAAGACGCGGCCGCCCGTGCGGTCCATCACCGCCAGGGCCCCCAGGGTCCGGTTGCCGACCCGCAGGGGAGCGCTCAGGGCCGCTTTGACCCCCGCTTCGATGAAAGCCGGGATCGCCATAGGATAAGAGGGGTAATCTTGAACAACCTGGGGCCGGCCGGTAAGAATGGCCTGCCGCGAAAGGCCAAGCCCTTCTTGTATGGCGAGGGAGGAAAGACCCCTGGGCAAATCGCTGGAGATGTAAGGGTAGGTAACCGTACCGGTCCCTTCGTCCCAGAAAGCGATCAGGCCGGAATCGGCGTTCAGCAGGTCCCTGGCCAGGGCGACAATGGCCGGCAGGAGTTCCTCCAGGTCGATTTCCTCGGCAATACGGGCCGCCACGGCATTCAAGCGCCGCACCCGCGCCAGGTGCCTCTGGGTTTCCTCGTTGAGTTGCACCCGGTCCAGGGCGATCGCCGCCTGGTTGGCGATCAGGCTGAGCAGCCGCCGTTCCCGGTCGGAGAACTGGCGGCGGCGACGGCTGTGGACGGCGATGGTTCCCTTGAGCTTGTTCATGGCCAGCATGTGGACCACTACCCCGGACTGGATGGCGGAAGCGTCAAAAAGGGGCGCCAGGCAGGCGCCGCAGGCCGGGGGGAAGTCCTGGGGGGACATCATTAGCAGATCAGTCATCCGGCATCCGGCGGGCCTGGTGGTGGACCGGCCCAAAGCTTCGGCTCCCCAGCCGCGGACGGCGCGCACAACCATGCTGTTTGTGGCCTCGTCAAAGAAGGCGCAGCCGACCAGCTCGGCGTCCAGGCTCTCGGCCACGCAGTCTACGACCTTCTCCGCCACCTCCCGCCCATCCAGGGTCGCCAGGAGTTCCTCCGAAAGGCGCAGCAACACCCCATGCTCCTGGACCCACTGTTCCTGGGCCATGACAAACAACTGCGCCCGCTCCAGGGCTACGGCCGTGAGGTTAGCGATCAGCGTAACCAGCTCAAGGTCGGTGGGGCCAACGGACCTCTGGCTGTTCCAGGCCACCACCAGTGTACCCAGCGCCTTGCTCCGGCCGGGAAGCATGGGCACGATGACCGCCGTGTGGGCCCCCCACACTTCGAGTACGGACATCTTGAAGCGCCCCTCGGCGTGCAGGTCTTCCACAATCACCGGGCGCCGGTGGCGGATCGCCCAGCCGCTGCCCGAGGTTGAGCGAGGGATGGCCACGATACCCACCTGGCGTTGCAGCGCCCCGCGCGCCGCCGCCAAACGGAGGCTGTGCGACCCGTCCTCAGCCAGCCAGATCAGGTGGTGGTCCGCCGGCAGGAGTTCCGCCAGGCATGCCAGGGCCAGCGTGAGAACCCTGGCGGGGTCCATGGCGGACATCAGGTGCTCGGACAGGGTCAGGAGTCGGTATTGGAAGGCTTCCTCTTTCTGGGGCACCCGCCTTTCACCACCAGCCAGTACATGGCAAGTACCGTTAGTCCTGGACATGTTTTTCGACAGGTGAAACGTTTTCCCTGTACTCTCGTGTTTGAAAATGAAGGCGGCCACTCTGACAGTCACCAACAGCCGCGGCCGTTTGCCTCCGAAGCCTATAGTTATTTATACTTAGAGTAAGAAAGGTCGTAGTAAGGTCCCTGGGGGAGGGTACTACTCTTGGGGTGAATCAGAAAAACACAGAGCACCGGCCCGGTGTGTTGATCTGCAAGAAGGCTCTGGCACGCATCCGCCAGTCCGGACCTTGTGTCTCTTATCCCAAGGGGCAGATGGTCTTCACGGCGGGGGAGGTGGCGGACAGGGTTTTCTTCATCGAGGAGGGCATGATCAAGGTCTTTACCGCCACGGGGGAAGGACACCAAATGATCGTTGCCCTGCGCTACGCCGGGGAGTTACTCGGCCTGGCTGAAACCCTTTACGGCGGGGAGCGGAGCTGCAGCGCTGAAGCTGTGGCCCCGACCCGGTTGATCATCCTTCCGAAGGAGACCTTCTTACAGTTGATGCGGGACGAGCCGAACTTCGCCCTGCGTGTCAGCGAGGTGCTCGGGGCACGCGTACGCGAGGCGCAGATTAAGCTGTGCGAGTTGACCTGTTACCAGGTCCCCGGGCGGCTGGCCCTCTACTTGCTTAACCTTATGGAACGCTGCGGTGTAGAGACGCCGCAAGGAATCAAACTGGATTTTAAACTGACCCACGAGGAACTGGCACGTATTGTGGGGACCTCCCGCCCCACATTGACCTCGACCCTGAACAGCTTCCGGAAAGAAGGGAGCATAGACCTGCGCGGCCGGGAGATTTGGATAATCAAACCCGAGAAGCTGCGGCACTGGATTGTCGGGTAACATCGCTACTAAGTTAATTGATTATTGAGCCCGGGCTTCACCAGTCACCGTTGACTGGTGTTTGTTTTGTCATCCAGCCGACATTCGCCGGTCAGGAAGATAACCGACCCGCCGTTTGTCAACTAACCGACAGGCGATGGCACTCTTGTTATTGTGATAACAAGGGCCCTTAGAAAAATTCACGAGGAGGTGTGTTGGCAATGGCGACTGGTTTGGCTGAAGCCAGTCAAGCGGAAGTCGGCTTTCTTGAGCGGATGCGTGCCAACGTCAGGGAGAGCGGCGCGGGTAACCCGGCCCTCTCGATGATCGGCTTTATCGTGGCGTGGGTGGTCTTCTTCCTTATCCTGACCCTGGTCCCGGTGACAAAGGAACTGACGCCCGCGTCCCGGGCGGCGATCGCCGTGATGGGCTGGGTAATCGTAATCTGGGTAACGGATGCCCTGCCGAAGGCGATTTCGGGGCTGGCCATCCCCGTGCTGCTGATCCTGACCGGAGTGACGCAGAAGATCCCGGAGGCCTTCGCCGGGTTCACGAAAAACGAGGCCTTCCTCTGCCTGGGCGCTTTCATCCTGGCCGGCGTAATGCAGGTCACCGGTTTGGACCGGCGCATCGCCCTGACCATCGTTTCGGTCGTTAAGCCCCGTGTGGGAAGCCTGCTCAAGGGCTTCTTCGCCGCGCACATCGTGACCGCCTTGCTGGTGCCGGCAACCGTGGCCCGTGCCGGAATGTACCTGCCCATTGTGAAAGGCGTTACGGCCCTCTTCGGCGACGACGAGGCCGGCATCCGGGCGCGCAAGGCGTTGGCAATGGCGGCGATCGGTTTCGGCGCCGTCTTTGCCGCTCCCGTCTTTCTGACCGGGCACATGCCCAACGTGATCATGAGCAGCCTGTTGAACGAAAAGGCCGGCGCCGGTTTAACCTGGGGACGCTGGTTCTGGCTGCACTGGCCGATGCTGGGGATGTTTCCCCTGATGTATATCTGGGTAACCCGCCACTTCAAGGTGCAGGACGTCGCCCTTCCCGGCGGGCTGGAGAAGATCAAGAAGGAGAAGGAAAGGCTGGGCCGGATCAGCGCCAACGACCTGGTTATTCTGGCCTGCTTCGCCGTGGCTGTAGCCCTATGGGCCACGGACAGCCTGCATGGGCTTCAGACGGGGATCACGACCCTGATCGCCGTCTCCCTGCTCTTTATCCCCGGCCTGGCCGCTCTCAACTGGAAGAAGGTCCAGCACAACACGATCTGGGGCACCTGGCTGCTCCTGGGCGGCGCGCTCTGCCTGGTCGATGCTTTCGGCAAGACGGGCGCGGACGCCTGGCTGGCCAAGAACATGGTCAACCTGGTACCGGCCTGGGGCTGGGTCGGCATGCTCCTCTTCGTCTGCGTGCTGGTACAGGTCCTGCGCCTGGGTATCATCTCTAACGTCGGCGCTGTGACCCTGATGGCCCCGATCGTCTTCTCGATGGCGCCGATGCTGGGACTGAACAGCGTATCCTTCACCCTCGCGGTCCTGAACGTGGATACCTACGCGATGATCCTGCCGATGGAGGTCACGGCCTGCCTGGTGGCCTATGCCTCGGATGAGTTTACCTTTATCGACTTCATCAAGGCGGGCGCACCTCTGACCTTGATGGCCATTCTGTACATCACCTTCATTATGGTGCCGTGGTGGGCCGTCAACGGCTTCCCCATCTGGGTGCCGTAAACCCCCGCGGCCTCGCCGGGTTGCAGAACAGATTATTCAAGGAGGCGGATGCAATGCCTGCGGCAAAACTGGTCACCGACCCCGCTGCCGTCCAGGAGGTTCACCTGGAAACCGACATCCTGATCATCGGCGCGGGCAACGCCGGTTGCTTCGCGGCCATCGAGGCCAAACGGGTGAACCCCGACCTGAAGGTAACATTGATGGAAAAGGCGCATATCGACCGGAGCGGCTGCCTGGCCGCCGGGATGGACGCCATCAACACCTACATCAAGAAGGGATACACGAAGGAGGACCTGGTCCGCTGGAGCCGCGCCCAGGTCGGCGGCGGCCCCCTACGGGAGGACCTGACCCTCTCGATGGCCGGGTACCTTAACCAGTGCATCGAAGAATGGGAGGAGTGGGGTCTCCCGATCAAAAAGGATGAGAACGGCGAGTACAAGGCCCGCGGGAAGTGGGACATCGCCATCCACGGAGCGGACATGAAGGTCATCCTGGCCGAGAAAGTCCGGGAGTACGGCTGCGAAGTCCTCAACCGCATCGTGGCCACCAACTATCTGGTGGACAACGGCCGGGCCATCGGCGCCCTCGGTTTCGGCGTGCGGGACGGCAAGTTATACGTCATCAAGGCCGGGGCCACGATCATTGCCACGGGCGGCGCGGGCGGCCTCTACAAGCCCTATACCAATGACGGCAACGACGCGCACCACCAGATCTGGTACTGCCCGTTCAATGTCGGCACCGGTTATGCGATGGGTATCCGGGCCGGCGCCGAGATGACGACCTTCGAGATGCGCTGGTGTGCGACGCGGACCAAGGATTACAACGGGCCGATCGACACCATCTCGGTCGGTTACAAGGCGGCTATGATCAACGCCAAGGGCGAGAGGATCCTGCAGGAGCGTTACGCCCACCTTGGCGGGGATGCCGCGCCGCGCTACATCCGGGCGAACGCCCCGATGGAGGAGTGGCTGACCGGTCGCGGCCCCTGTTATGTTGACACCACGCACATGACCGCGGAAGAGATCAAGGACCTGAAGACCGACTACCTCAACGAGCGGCCCAGCTTCGTCCTCTTCCTGGCCAGCCGGGCCCAGGACATCAGCAAGGAGCCGATCGAGATCTACGG
Proteins encoded in this window:
- a CDS encoding cation-translocating P-type ATPase, whose translation is MHQALPGAPCACGCGRHHGPPPGIFSYSHYIIITFAGLLVLLYLAGITREVLGVDLALVAAVAGGLPIVWEAAAALVRRRDTRVGLLVSIALVAAVAIGEYLAAAEVALIMLVGEQLETLTVRRANRAVERLIELAPLTARVRREGDEVEVMAADVRPGEVVLVRPGEKIPVDGRVLAGSGSVSQAAVTGEPVPVAKAPGDEVFGGTLNERGFLEVRAERTGDQTTLGGIVRLVRLAREQKAPIARLIDRWSAWFVPVSLVLASAVYLATGSVTRAVTVLIVFCPCAMLLSTPTAVLAAVGRAARRGVLVKGGEVLERTGRVDTVVFDKTGTLTRGRPEVREVITWNGAGTAEVLLAAAVVEKRSEHHLAGAVLRRAADAGLAVPDPDEWETVPGRGVVARWDGARIVLGSERWLADHGVVPDVRARALVREHQARGETVVLVARDGKLVGALSIADRLRGEARQAVGRLRGSLAREVVLLSGDSEIAARAVGAEAGVDRIVAGQLPEAKAAHIRDLQARGRRVAMVGDGVNDAPALATADVGIAVGSGTDVALETADIALVGGDLGRVPEVLQLGRRTLGVINQNIILANSVNVLALALAAGGLLGPVPAAVVHNMSSILVVLNSMRLMRTG
- a CDS encoding metalloregulator ArsR/SmtB family transcription factor, with amino-acid sequence MPKTCCNQGVSLAGIHYGVVNEETAARLAETFKVLADRSRVRIVHALSLADELCVGHLCQLVGMTPSAVSHQLRLLRGLNLVRTRREGQLVYYRLSDHHITQLFNQALEHVLE
- a CDS encoding GAF domain-containing protein codes for the protein MPQKEEAFQYRLLTLSEHLMSAMDPARVLTLALACLAELLPADHHLIWLAEDGSHSLRLAAARGALQRQVGIVAIPRSTSGSGWAIRHRRPVIVEDLHAEGRFKMSVLEVWGAHTAVIVPMLPGRSKALGTLVVAWNSQRSVGPTDLELVTLIANLTAVALERAQLFVMAQEQWVQEHGVLLRLSEELLATLDGREVAEKVVDCVAESLDAELVGCAFFDEATNSMVVRAVRGWGAEALGRSTTRPAGCRMTDLLMMSPQDFPPACGACLAPLFDASAIQSGVVVHMLAMNKLKGTIAVHSRRRRQFSDRERRLLSLIANQAAIALDRVQLNEETQRHLARVRRLNAVAARIAEEIDLEELLPAIVALARDLLNADSGLIAFWDEGTGTVTYPYISSDLPRGLSSLAIQEGLGLSRQAILTGRPQVVQDYPSYPMAIPAFIEAGVKAALSAPLRVGNRTLGALAVMDRTGGRVFDIVDQELAENVARQAAVAIENARLVQALRRSEAEFRELSIKDKLTGLYNRLFFEEELKRLERGRVWPVSIILADLDGLKAVNDSLGHARGDELLKTAADLLRQCCRASDVVARIGGDEFAVILPGADESAAAARCRVFEETIGAYNRENPPVPLSISFGHGTAADHTFSLSDVLKSADTAMYENKLARRPELQQSVVNMLMSALRERKDRLDDQAERLVVKAILELLAGARGRFDPRQVQIFKEEAGRPRDG
- a CDS encoding Crp/Fnr family transcriptional regulator — protein: MNQKNTEHRPGVLICKKALARIRQSGPCVSYPKGQMVFTAGEVADRVFFIEEGMIKVFTATGEGHQMIVALRYAGELLGLAETLYGGERSCSAEAVAPTRLIILPKETFLQLMRDEPNFALRVSEVLGARVREAQIKLCELTCYQVPGRLALYLLNLMERCGVETPQGIKLDFKLTHEELARIVGTSRPTLTSTLNSFRKEGSIDLRGREIWIIKPEKLRHWIVG
- a CDS encoding DASS family sodium-coupled anion symporter, whose amino-acid sequence is MATGLAEASQAEVGFLERMRANVRESGAGNPALSMIGFIVAWVVFFLILTLVPVTKELTPASRAAIAVMGWVIVIWVTDALPKAISGLAIPVLLILTGVTQKIPEAFAGFTKNEAFLCLGAFILAGVMQVTGLDRRIALTIVSVVKPRVGSLLKGFFAAHIVTALLVPATVARAGMYLPIVKGVTALFGDDEAGIRARKALAMAAIGFGAVFAAPVFLTGHMPNVIMSSLLNEKAGAGLTWGRWFWLHWPMLGMFPLMYIWVTRHFKVQDVALPGGLEKIKKEKERLGRISANDLVILACFAVAVALWATDSLHGLQTGITTLIAVSLLFIPGLAALNWKKVQHNTIWGTWLLLGGALCLVDAFGKTGADAWLAKNMVNLVPAWGWVGMLLFVCVLVQVLRLGIISNVGAVTLMAPIVFSMAPMLGLNSVSFTLAVLNVDTYAMILPMEVTACLVAYASDEFTFIDFIKAGAPLTLMAILYITFIMVPWWAVNGFPIWVP
- a CDS encoding adenylyl-sulfate reductase subunit alpha, translated to MPAAKLVTDPAAVQEVHLETDILIIGAGNAGCFAAIEAKRVNPDLKVTLMEKAHIDRSGCLAAGMDAINTYIKKGYTKEDLVRWSRAQVGGGPLREDLTLSMAGYLNQCIEEWEEWGLPIKKDENGEYKARGKWDIAIHGADMKVILAEKVREYGCEVLNRIVATNYLVDNGRAIGALGFGVRDGKLYVIKAGATIIATGGAGGLYKPYTNDGNDAHHQIWYCPFNVGTGYAMGIRAGAEMTTFEMRWCATRTKDYNGPIDTISVGYKAAMINAKGERILQERYAHLGGDAAPRYIRANAPMEEWLTGRGPCYVDTTHMTAEEIKDLKTDYLNERPSFVLFLASRAQDISKEPIEIYGSDPYIVGGHTASGYWIDNDRATTLPGLFACGDVAGGVPNKFVGGCAAEGLISGRAAARYVAGLADRGMIDREQVEAEKRRVFAPAVRLAAEGDGVRPREMEERLQRLMDEYAGGVHQFYRTNRERLEYALKHIKTMREQVKYLVAQDLHELMEAHEVIDRLDVAEVLLHHLMAREETRWPAWQTRADHPERDDERFNCFINSRRNPQTGAIEILTRPYEPVVEEK